ACAGGGCGACCTGTGTGGTCCATGATGGGCACGGCGATGCAGCGGATTCCTTCTTCGTGCTCCTCGTCATCGGATGCATAACCAAGTGCCTGGACCGTTGCGAGATGGGCGATGTAGTCGTCGGGGTTGACTATGGTGTTTGCAGTGTGTTGCTTCATCCCGCGTTTCGCTAGCCATTCCCTGACCGTGGCCTCAGGGAGATAGGCACACATGGCCTTGCCCAGAGCGGTACAGTGAATGGGAGCGCTTGCCCCGACTCGGGATCTCATCGTGAGAACTTGAGAGGACTCCACCTTGTCAATATACACCGCATGTCCGTCATCAAGTATGCCGAGGTGGACTGCTTCCCCTGAAGCTTCCATCAACTCCTCGAGGTATGGACGGGCTTGTTGCCTGACATCGATCTGACTCAGGCAGATCGACCCGAGAGCGGCTATCCGAAGGCCCAGGGAGTACCTGCCAGTCGCATGATTCTGCCTCAGAAACCCACGTGAGGCTAGCGTGGACATGAGCCTCGATACCGTGCTCTTATGCAGATTGAGGCCGGCACTGACCTCAGTAACCCCGGTCTCTTTATACGACGCCCCGACAAACT
This is a stretch of genomic DNA from Bacillota bacterium. It encodes these proteins:
- a CDS encoding IclR family transcriptional regulator, giving the protein MVRKEDVEETNLSKHSVASVLRALAILEFVGASYKETGVTEVSAGLNLHKSTVSRLMSTLASRGFLRQNHATGRYSLGLRIAALGSICLSQIDVRQQARPYLEELMEASGEAVHLGILDDGHAVYIDKVESSQVLTMRSRVGASAPIHCTALGKAMCAYLPEATVREWLAKRGMKQHTANTIVNPDDYIAHLATVQALGYASDDEEHEEGIRCIAVPIMDHTGRPVAAVSISGPTVRMSREKVREILPSLIRAGRELSASMGFDMSRTCSSK